The following is a genomic window from Microvirga ossetica.
TCGCCGAAGCACAGGATGGCATCGCCCCCGCTTTCGATGAGGAAGGCAGTGGATTCGGCTCCTCCATGGTTGAGCGGGAAAGGTGTGACGGTCATCTTGGTTCCAGCAAGGTCCTTGGTCTCCCCAGGCTTCAGATCCTCCAGGTGATACCTCTTCAGCTGCGGCGGCTGGCCACGATCCAGCATGTTGGGCCAAGCCTTCCAGTTGAAGTAGGCCTGCTCAATCTCCGCACTCACCGATGGCAGCGCATAAATGGTTTTGTTGCTGTCATCGGGTGAAGCGATTACCAGCCCCTGCACATGGTCTAGATGAGCGTGGCTGATAAGGTAGCCTTTGATCTCGCTTTTCAGCACATGCCCGAGGACGCTGTCAGGCGAGCCCTCAGGCACTTTGACGTCCCTGAAGACGCCCCTGTCCTGAGCGACCCTCAACCCATTGACCAGACTGCCGGCATCACACGCGATGGCGTTGCGGTCCCCGTGTGGCCGAATGAGGTAGGAGCTGAGATTGCCATCCTGAATGCCGCCCAAAGCACCGAGAACAATCACATCGAAGCCTTGCCCCGACAGAGCGACAGTGGGTGTCAGGAGCATTGACAGTGAAACAAGCGATGCGATCAGTCTCATGAAGCCTCCGGCAGCATCAGAGTAAGGTTGGGGTCAGAAGATGTTGGCATAGGGGAGGGATGCATGCCAGTCGTCATCCTTGCGGCCTTGCCTTGTGAACGGCTGACACTTTCAAGAAGATGGGCAGCCAGACCAGGACGTGGTTGAGGATCTTCGGGATCGTAGGACCGCCTCGATGCGGACTTACGGAAGGCGGTCGACAAGAAAGGAACTGCCTCGTGAACTGTCCATCTCCTGCCTTGGGCAGAACGATCATGACCGCACTGTATCTGGTCGGCGCCGCCACAGGAGCGGTGGCCCACGATCGCCCACCTGTTCATTACACCTGTGCGGATGGAAGCAAGCTTCAGGCCACGTTCTCTCCTCCAAGCACCTTAATGGGGTCAGTGAAGCTGGTTTATGCCGGATCCTCGACCGAGATGACGCTGCCGCAGGCTCTCTCTGCGGATGGAGGTCGATACACTCAGGGCGCCATAGAGTTCTGGATCAAAGGGCAGGATGCAACGCTGACCCGAGCGGGAAAGTTGACGACCTGCCGGACCGGCGACTAAGCGACACCTTCCGACCCGCCGGCCCAACGCCCGCATGGAGGCGGGGAGCGGACCTTCACACGGCCAATCTGAAGGACTGTCCGTGACCCATAGCGGCCTCAGGCAGGCGGAGTAGGGCGCGCAGGAGCTCCGCTGTGCCAGGGCGTCAGTCGCGGCAGCCAGCGGCGCACATTGGCGGCATAAGCCTCGTACTGCGCACCGTAGGTGCTGCGCAACGTCGGTTCCTCGTAGGCCAGCACGAAGAGATGGGTGACGATGCCAAACGCTAGTGCGTAAATCAGCAGCGGCAGGGACCCGATCAGCAGCCCCTGGCCGGCGATCAGCGCCATGACCGCGAGGTACATCGGATTGCGCACGTAACGGTAGGCGCCCGAGACCACCAGCGTCGCGGTGGGATAGATCGGCGCCGGCGTGCCGCGGCCCTGCAAGGCGAAGCGGGCGAAGGAATCGAGCAGGATCACGGCGCCTAAGAGGATTAGCGCGCCACCGAGCCAGCGCACCGGCTCGAACCCGAGCAGCGGCGGGTCCATGTGCCACCCGGTCGTGTACCACGGGATGAAGACGCCAAGCAGTCCCGGCGCAGCGAAGAGAAATACGATCGAGCCGACGACGGGCATGATGCCGCGAGAAGGCTGGTCCATGACAGGCCCCCTACGTCCCAATCGGAATGCATCCGAGCTGCTGGAAGAGGCCAAGCCGGTCCAACTCGACCCAATCCTCTTTCAGCTTGCCGTCGGCGAAGCGGCCGATGATGATGACGGTCCACGTCACGTTGCGGCCGGATGCGGCGATCCCTTGCCATTCGCCCTGCTGGGTCGCCTGCCAGCGGCCACGCCAGACGCCTCGGTCGCCGGCGAAGAACATATCATCCAGGGTGTAGGCGGCGTCCGGAAAGGCGCCGAAAAAGCTTTCCATCGCCGCGCGCCAGGCAGGTAGGCCGTGGATCGTCTCCATGCCCAGCCAGTGCGATGTCAGCTCGTCATCCCAGTATTTTTCCAGGGTATCCAGACGGTGCCCGTTGAAGACCTCGGCGATGTAGGCGCGGATCAACACCTCGTGCTTGTCTTCCGCCATGGTCCTCGCTCCTCCGGAAGCTAAAGGTCGACAGGCCCGTGTAGTAGTCCAGCACGCGCCGTGATGGCCGGCGAGTGCTGTTCGGACGGGAGAGCAGTGGCGCGATGCTCATGGCGCGTTTCGTCGAGTAGGTGACGAGTGCTACTTTATCCGCAGGTCGCCTATCCCCACATGATAGCGCGGAATTTCCCTAAATGCATGAGGCATTACAAGGGGCGGAAGGGCCGCAACTGGCACGAGGCGGAAGTACTGCTTTGGTCAGCTCATGACGGGGTAAGCAGACCTTAATTTGATCTGCTGTTCGTCGCTCATCGACCCGTTGCTGACATTTTGGATATGCGAGCATCAGGGGTTCTTCATGCGAAAGGCCTGCGATTCCCTGTCGCCCCACTGGCACCAACCTGACCAATCGCGAAACCTTCGATAAACTAGGTCATTGCGAGCGGTGGCCTGGTTAGGAGGAGGGCAGTGGGATGAAGCTTCTGATCGTGGGCTCGACGGGCCTTGTGGGCCGACATGTGCTTGACCTCGCACTCGCTGACGGTCGAATTGATGCCGTCGTCGCTCCGGTCCGCCACAATGTGGCAAGCCACCCGAAGCTTTTCGCACCGACAGTCGATTTCGAGCGTCTGCCGAACGACGTCGATTGGTGGCGAGCCGACGCGGTGATCTGCGCCTTGGGGACAACCATGCGAGCGGCTGGATCGCAGGAGGCATTTCGCAGGGTCGACCACGACTACGCTCTCGCGGTTGCCGAGCTAGCCCGACAGCACGGCACCCGAACCTTCGTCCTCAACTCGGCAATTGGTGCGGACCCGCCCTCGCGCTGCTTCTATAACCGGGTGAAGGGCCAGCTGGAGCGTGATCTCGCGACGCTCGATTTCGAGTCCCTGACATTCGTACGACCGGGACTGATCGGGGGCAGGCGAGATGAAAGGCGTCCGGCTGAAAGGATAGCCTCGATCGTATTGCGCATTCTTCATCCAGTCCTTCCTCGACGCTTGCGCATCAACCCTGCCGTGCGGATTGCCCAAGCCCTGATCGATGCAGCCATCGCCGCGCGTCCAGGAACGCACATCGTGGGATCGGCAGAACTAACGTAAGGCATTTCAGCCTGGCAACGCTCAATGCAGGAAGGACCATTCCAGCATTCTCGAATCAGATACGGGTCCGCTTCAGCGGGCGGCGCCACCGCCAGACGTCCCACATTACTTCCCTAATCCCGGGAGCACTTCCATACGCATGACTTTCACACCGCCATCTGCCAGGGCCGGCAGCCTGGCAAACCATTCCTGCACGTATGGCATCGCGTTGTGAGCCTCGAAATCAGCCTGAGTGGGAAAGATCTCGTAGAAGATGAAGTGGCCGGGGGTCTCGCGGTTTTCCTGGAGGAAGTAGACGAGGTTCTTCGGGTCGCCTCGCACGAGTTGAACGAGTGGTAAGGTGACATCGCGCAATTCGGCTTCCTTGCCCGACTTTGCTCGAACCTCGGCAACGATGGAAATGGCTCCATTGGGAACCTGCGCATATCCCTTGCCTGGACCGTCCTGTGCCATTGCCATCGATGCCCCTCCCAGTTGCACCAAGCCTACATGCAGTGCCATTGCCGAATACATTCGCGTCCTGCCAACCATGCTGACCATTCCTCTCTCCAAGCTGCCCTGGAATCCCGGAATCCAGGGCGCGGCGCGGGCTATGCAGGGGTCAAGCCGTCCGGTGACCCACGCGCGCAGACGCTACGACGCTCCATCAGCCTGCGTCAGCCCGCACCAAGCGCCGACGGGCATCCAAAGCGTCATTGAACGTCTTCTTGACAGGCCCAAGAGCCTGAACGAACTCCAGTTGCTCTCCCTCGGAGCCCTTACAGTAGATCAGGGCCCAGCCGTTGGAGCGCCCTTCGGTGATCCGGTTGGTGTTCGCTTCCAGGGGCGCTGACAGCCTTTCTTTCTCGGAGGCAACTGTGATGACGCGGTTGGCCCTGACCTGCGTCATGCCGCGTCGGGCCGACTCCGCTTCCAGATCACGGATGAACTGGTTGAAGTCGATATCATCCCGGATGTGGAAGCAGATATGCATCGAGCGGGGATAGGCCGGGCTCATGTGATCTCGCGCTTCGGCGAAACTATTGCCGCCACCCATCGGCTGATCGGCATCACGATACTGGAGCAGCTCGATCACGGCGTTGTCGAACTGGATGAACCGGACATCAAGGCGCTGCGCCCCGCCCCTCAGATCGGGAACTCCCATCGTGCGCGGATTGACGCTCCGCTCACGCGCCTCGATGTCCTGATCGGTCAGCAGGGTGTTGTGGATGCGCTCGCCCTGGAAGTCGCCGTCGCGCATGATCTCGGTACCGCCGAGCACTTGCGTATAGAACTCGTAGGCGCGGTCCATGTTCTGTACGGTCAGTCCGAAGTGCTGCACTCCCCGGAGCCGGGCTCCGAGCGACGCGCTGTTGCGGTCTCCGGTGGCGGCGCGCGGGCTCCCACCGCCCGGCGTCTGGGCCAGAGCCGGAGTACCCATCGCGAGGGCGGCGGCAGTCGCGCCGGCAATCGCGGTCCCGGCGGCGTGCAGGATATCCCGGCGGTCCGGTCCAGCTAAGCTATAGTGATTATTGAGTTCGTTCGACATGGCTCGACCCGTGTTGTGCGGCACCGGCAGATGCAGGCTTGAATATGGCTTACCCTGTCCGCGGCGTTGCCTGTCGTTAAGAATAGTGAATTTCGGTGAATCGGACTTTGGCTTCTGGTATGACGGATCGATCCAGGACACGAAGGCCAGGCTTCCGAGCGCAGCCGGTTCCCCTGCTTCGGCTGTGAGGCAATGTTATTCTTGCCGATGCCAAAGCGGATCTTGCCGGCGCGAATGCTGCTGGGTGCAGTGCCGTCTGATGGATCGCGCATGACACGTTGGACCGGAAAGATCTTGCTGGTGCTGGGTTCTGGGCTGGGGATGTACTTCAGCATCGGGATCGTGCTCATCCATGGCTTCGGTGTCTTCATCCTGCCGATTGCCGAGGACACCGGCTGGGATCGGAGATCCATCGCCGCAGTCGTCGCCCCGGTCGCCCTGGTCAACGGCTTGATGTCTCCACTCGTCGGCGTCCTCACGGATCGGTTCGGGCCCCGCTCGGTGCTCACCGTATCATCGGTGACCACTGGAGTTGGGCTTGCCGGGATCGGGCTAACATCGGGAAGCCTTTCCGCCTTCGTTGCCGCCGTCGTCCTGGCAAGCATCCTGGGCGGAGCGCAA
Proteins encoded in this region:
- a CDS encoding MliC family protein, translating into MTALYLVGAATGAVAHDRPPVHYTCADGSKLQATFSPPSTLMGSVKLVYAGSSTEMTLPQALSADGGRYTQGAIEFWIKGQDATLTRAGKLTTCRTGD
- a CDS encoding VOC family protein — protein: MSNELNNHYSLAGPDRRDILHAAGTAIAGATAAALAMGTPALAQTPGGGSPRAATGDRNSASLGARLRGVQHFGLTVQNMDRAYEFYTQVLGGTEIMRDGDFQGERIHNTLLTDQDIEARERSVNPRTMGVPDLRGGAQRLDVRFIQFDNAVIELLQYRDADQPMGGGNSFAEARDHMSPAYPRSMHICFHIRDDIDFNQFIRDLEAESARRGMTQVRANRVITVASEKERLSAPLEANTNRITEGRSNGWALIYCKGSEGEQLEFVQALGPVKKTFNDALDARRRLVRADAG
- a CDS encoding NAD(P)H-binding protein, which codes for MKLLIVGSTGLVGRHVLDLALADGRIDAVVAPVRHNVASHPKLFAPTVDFERLPNDVDWWRADAVICALGTTMRAAGSQEAFRRVDHDYALAVAELARQHGTRTFVLNSAIGADPPSRCFYNRVKGQLERDLATLDFESLTFVRPGLIGGRRDERRPAERIASIVLRILHPVLPRRLRINPAVRIAQALIDAAIAARPGTHIVGSAELT
- a CDS encoding putative quinol monooxygenase, which translates into the protein MAMAQDGPGKGYAQVPNGAISIVAEVRAKSGKEAELRDVTLPLVQLVRGDPKNLVYFLQENRETPGHFIFYEIFPTQADFEAHNAMPYVQEWFARLPALADGGVKVMRMEVLPGLGK
- a CDS encoding methyltransferase family protein, producing MDQPSRGIMPVVGSIVFLFAAPGLLGVFIPWYTTGWHMDPPLLGFEPVRWLGGALILLGAVILLDSFARFALQGRGTPAPIYPTATLVVSGAYRYVRNPMYLAVMALIAGQGLLIGSLPLLIYALAFGIVTHLFVLAYEEPTLRSTYGAQYEAYAANVRRWLPRLTPWHSGAPARPTPPA
- a CDS encoding MBL fold metallo-hydrolase — encoded protein: MRLIASLVSLSMLLTPTVALSGQGFDVIVLGALGGIQDGNLSSYLIRPHGDRNAIACDAGSLVNGLRVAQDRGVFRDVKVPEGSPDSVLGHVLKSEIKGYLISHAHLDHVQGLVIASPDDSNKTIYALPSVSAEIEQAYFNWKAWPNMLDRGQPPQLKRYHLEDLKPGETKDLAGTKMTVTPFPLNHGGAESTAFLIESGGDAILCFGDTGPDEVQKASNIRDIWKAIADKVRQQRLKAIILEVSYTSDRPDNLLFGHLTPKWVHKTLHVLDQEAGGNALKGLPVVVSHIKYSLTDEQPQEAIRKELEAGNDLGLQFLIPEQGALYHFQ
- a CDS encoding ester cyclase; translated protein: MAEDKHEVLIRAYIAEVFNGHRLDTLEKYWDDELTSHWLGMETIHGLPAWRAAMESFFGAFPDAAYTLDDMFFAGDRGVWRGRWQATQQGEWQGIAASGRNVTWTVIIIGRFADGKLKEDWVELDRLGLFQQLGCIPIGT